In Balaenoptera ricei isolate mBalRic1 chromosome 4, mBalRic1.hap2, whole genome shotgun sequence, the genomic stretch tatatgcatttaaggttcctccatgtcttttcatggcttggtagttcattttttaaaatcactgaaaaATGTTTCATCATATGTATAgaccacagatttttttccctttgtctatAAAGATTTCTTAGTTCCTTACAGTTTTTGGAGCAAtggattttttcttatttatttttgaacaaCAGTTGATGTAAAATAttgttagttttaagtgtacaacataCTGATCCAATGTTTTATCGATTATACtctatttgaagttattataaaatattgtctatattccaTGTACTGTAGAGTATATCCTTGCAGTATTTAtgttatacacagtagtttgtatctcttactaCCCTACTCctatcttccccctccccactgataaccattagtttgttctctatatcagtAGTATGTTCCTCTTTTGTTATTTCCAAttctgtttcactttttaaattacacatacaagtgataacatacagtatttgtttttctatttctgccttatttcactaagcataatgccctacAGGTCTATCCATATTGTTGAAAggggcaaaatttcattcttttttatgtctgagtaaaaTTCTGGAGCAAAGAGTTTTGGGTAGTTCTTATCAACTTGAGTTAAAATCCCAAGGGCTTGTCAGATTGCTTATGCACAAATAGACACAAGAGTTTTAGTAGTTAGACATGACTAGAGAAAGGCTGTTGAACAGCCTTATTTGGGATACAGAAGCCCTCTTCACATTTGGGTTCCCCAGGAGAGGGTCTCTGACTGAGGACTCAGTCAATTCATAAAGAGGTGTTTCAATCTCACAAAAACTTAGTACCCATTGTCTGCAATATCCAGTTAAAACCAGAAACACTCTCAGTTGTCTTTTGTTAAGGATGTAGGATATGTTTGGATGGTCTTTAGTCTATCAGGAAAGATTGTTTTCCCCTTCTGAAATGAGTCATGCTCTGAATAATGGACTGTATTTTGGCAAAATAGtaattatatttgaaattttatgtcTCCTTTTTGCTAAGGCTGAGGCAAGTCAATGAAAACCTTTTATAGGCTTCCTTGTTCTTTGAACAAAGTAGATTATCTACACATTGTGTTAGGactaaatcacaagggaaatttagaTCTTTTCACGCTTGATCAACAACCAGGGAAACATAGAAGGGGGTTCCAGTGTACTCCAGGGGCATGACTGTCCATGTACGTTGTGGTCCTCTCCAGGTAAAAGCAAAATCACATTGACTGTCTTGGTCTAGAGGCACACGAAAAAAAGGCAGAGCAAAGATTCATTAGAGTGAGGCAAGTGGCTTCATGTGGAATTGATGATAAAATGgtttttgggttaatttttgtcaGGAAGTGAGGTATACCTATTTTATTGATGGCCTTAAGGTCTTGAACAAATCAAAATCCTTGTCTGTTTGGCTTCATTTCTTGCTGGATGAGAGTGTTACAAAGGCAGTGCATGGGAAGACCTTTGTAGAAGGCATTCAACTATACGTTTGAGCTCTTCTTTTGGCATCAAGGGATATTGTGGTAAGTTTGGGTAATGGTTTTGTAGAATGATTCTGAACTTCAATAAGTTCTGCTCCCATTATCTTTTCTACGTCAGTGAAATTTCTAACTCATAAAGGTCTGATGTTGTGTCAAGACATTTATCTGGAGTATCTATCAAATATAATGGGGAATGTAAAGGTGTATTCAGACCAAACAACATTGATTATGAATAGAGAACTCCTCTGAAAACTCAAGAAATATTCCCTCTGGTGTGCTTCTAATATAACAATTCTATGTGTAAAGTTAAGTTCTACCCTGTTAGATTGGCAGGTGTGTTGTCACGGAGCAGGAAGGAATGTTTCCAGTCAAAGGGCTCAAGGGTTACATATAAAGGCTGAGAGACAGGGAAAATCTGTGCGTTATTTGAAATACTGATCACGTGTGTGGGACGTTTATGCCAAGGAAGAGGCTGAGCAAAGGTGGCAGGGTTTATTATAGAAAGAGTAGCAGTTGCATTGATTTTTATTGGAAATGTTTCAGGTATGATTTTTAGGAGACTTTGCCTAACTTTTCAGGCTTGTTTTTGAACCCTTAGGTTTATTGTGGCAAGAGAGATCCTGCAGGTCCTTTCCTGGGTCAGTCCAGTCTGCTTTACCATCCAGAAATGAGCATCGGCAGTTCTGACCAATATGTGTATGAGTGATTTGTGTCAAGACAAGTCTGGGGCTTATGCATCCAAAAGAACGCTAAATTCTTCTCTGAATATTTGCTGGTCTTGTCTGAATTTAGAGACATTTTTACAAATAGCTCTTAATTCAGCTCAGGTCCAAGGTTTAAACTCTGAAGTTGTCTGAATACCTGGTGCATGGGGGTGGATCTTCAGAGGCAGCTAGCATTTTGGGTTCTTGGGAGGTTTGTTGGGCAAAGGCAGGGGACCTGGACAAGGGGAATTAAAAGAGGAGTCAGTGGAAttcagaaggagagagaatggcAGGAGAAGAGGCATAGGGAGATCTGGGAAAAGCAACTGGAGGACTTAATAGAGAAATAAGTCTAGTTGTCTTTCAAATTGGTCATTAGCTTTGGCCAGAGAATGTTTTAATGAAGCAGCTTTTGATTCAGAGTTTTGTTTGGAAGCTTCCTTATACCAAATCAAAATATGCTGCCCATTGAAACTGAGAAATCTTCTCCCCTTCTTATAGAAGGAGCCTCTCAAATCCACAATTTTGTTCAAGCCAAATCCTCCTTAGTGAAGCTATGAGGAGTTGAATGAGACAACATGTAAGAAGCAGGCATGTTTCCTGGAAGAGTAGAAGCTCTACACTTAAACTACCCCATAAGAGCTGGCAATGGTGGGTAAATGAGGTGCTTGTACATCTCATGACTTAGGCCCCAACATGACTTCTCTGAATGCAGACTCCAGAGCCTCCACCACCTGACACCAAAGAGAACACTCTTTCTGGATTAAAGCCAAACTTTCAGGTCAAAAGAAAATCAGGAGAAGAAAACCTCATTTGGTTTTATTGAATACCCACTGCAAAGTGTGTGCAAATGGATGCCAGTCTGATGAGAATGgagttctgccatttgcaacaacgtggatggacctagagtgtactCTGCTTAATGAAATtagtcagagaaagacatatactctatgttatcactcaatgtggaagctaaaaaataaaacaaataaatgcatagaataaaacagaaacagactcacagataatgAGAACAAAGTAATGGTTGTCaccggggagaggggagggaggaacaaGATAGGGTAGAGGACTGAGAGATtaaaactactgtgtataaagtaAGTAAGGAAtaaggacatattgtacagcagAGGAAAATATACCCACTTTTTGTAATAAAGTTAactggaatataatctataaaaatattgaattattttgttGAGCACcaaaaactaatattgtaaatcaactatacttcaaaaaaaaaaaaaaagaaagaaagggatgaCCCTATTGACTATACCAGTCAACGTGGATTTGAAGTAATATCCAATAAAAAAGattaaggagggacttccctggtgatgaaatggttaagaatccgtctgccaatgcaggggacacgggttcgagctctggtcccggaagatcccacatgccacggagcagctaagcccatgcaccacaactactgagcctgtgctctggagcccacgagccacaactactgaagcctgcgtgccataactactgaagcccacgcgccaagagcccatgctccgcaacaagagaagccaccgcaatgagaagcccgcgccctgcaacgaagagcagccccagctcgtcgcaactagagaaagcccgcacagagcaacgaagacccaacgcagccaaaaataaatgaataaaagtaaataaataaatttattttctaaaaacattaaggaaaaataagatgTAAGAGGCTTCTCAAAAAAAAGAGACATACTCTCATTATTTGGAGAGATCTTTATCAGTCAAGCAAGAGAATCTACAGAGAAGTGGTTACAGAAATTATGTAATTTTGCTGGATGTCAGACCAATATAAGAGCAAATTATTTCTATATGCTAGTAGTAATGTACAAAACATATTTGGGATCTTCGAAGTGTAAAACACAGAATCTTTAGAATTACAAACTTTTCCAGGAcaagagaaatatattaaaagcatatAAGAAGAATGGAAAACAGCTGGCTCTTTTGAGAAAATACCACCCCAAACCCAGCAATAAAGTTAAACCATTTGCCAACCTGCTCATTCAAAAAGAGGAGGGTGCCTGGTCATTGTTCCCCATTCTGTGTTCTGTATCCAACAAAGACTTGTCCACATACAACTACTGGCTACATTCCCCCAAACGGGCTAGAGCTGCCATCCAGAAAAGGTCAAACTGGGTAGAGGGTTGCTGTAAACTAGTATGGACACTAAGTCCAAAACCctgtaaacaaaacaaatttagcaATTACTCTATtaagggggttggggggaacaGGGGTATGGGCAGTGGTAGGGTGCCCGGAAAAGGATGGCTTTTGAGAGAAAAGTGCTGGCGCTTAGGTTTGAAGCGAATGGGAGGGGGGTAGAGCTGCTTAAGGGTGCCCTCCCTAGAGGAAATCTAAGCAGCAGTGTGGCTGTCGGAAAGCACACTGTATTTCAAGCGGCTTTTCTTTGCCCGGGTGAGCTTCCTTTCAGGTGTTTTAATCAGTCACTGATCAAAACTCTGCAGTGCAGCCTGCATCCACAAAGCATCTGTTCCTGTGATTCTTACGGTGTGTGCAATGCACACACAGCCAATATCAGAAGACTCTCTCCTGCTGCCCGTTCAGTTGGCCAGGAATTGTGGGAGGCAGTTGATTCAGGGAACAGGCATCTCCGGGCCTTGCGTGGAGGACCATGAGGGCGTTGGGGGCGCTCGTGAGGACCTGGACTTGGAGAGGGAGGTAGAGGTTGGAGTGGTGAGTCGGGGAAGGGCTCCGGAAggtgcaagtccaggttgtcgtCGTGGTGAGGAGAGCCTCTCTCTGGACTAGTGTTGCGGGCCCGCGGGGATGGCTCTGAGACTAGGCCCAACAGGTCGAAGCCAGACATACATCCAGCCGAGGGGCGGAGCCCAGCGACCGAGATTGCAGCAGCATCCGTCCCAGCCGGCAGGAAGTCGGCGTCAGCATCCGCCTCCTCCTCGTTGACCTCTTCTTGGCAGGCGATGTCTGGGACAGCTGGGCACAAGAATCCCGGCTCCAGGGCCATGTACTCTCCGGGAGCACTCAGGAAAGCGCCCCGTCCCAGGCCCTGTCCCCACGGGCCTTCCACTCCCGACCCCAGGAGGGCCTCGGGGACCAGCATGAGGATGCGATCTCCGAGAGACACTTGCCTCACGGACGTTGGCTCGGGCTCCAGCAGCAGGTCGACGTCGTCCAGGGACACGTGCAGGGCACAGCCGGTGGGCAGGACCACCACGAAGATGAGCGTGTCCGCGGTCGGGGGCCAGGTCAGGTTGTCCAGGCTGGGCGCCACCTTGGACTTGGACTCGGGGCCCGCGGGCTCCTCCGTTCGCCGGCGCTTGGCAGGGCCCGGTCCTCCGGGCTGCGGTCCCCACCGGTCCGCAGGGGAGGCGCTGGGGCTGCGGGGCCGGCTGCCCATCTTCTCAATGTCGCCGCGGGCCTGGGGCCTGGCAGAAGGCGAGGAAGGGCTGGGTCCTGCAGGCAGTGACAGATCGGTTTGACAGGTGAGGCCGACGCAGGGCGGTGGGGCGCAGGACTGCGGGACGAGGGAGGAGCCTTCGGAGCTCTGGGGGCGCCTCTCGGGATCCCTCAGTCCTGGCTTCCAGGGGAGCTGCTGCGCTTGGCTTTGCGTGTGTGAATCTTCAGGTCCTCACGTGGACTGGTTTGCGCAGGAGTGGGCCAAGGACGTTGTGAGTGACGCCGGCGGAACCTGAGTCGCAAAGCGTTCTCACGCTAAGCTCCGCCCCTTCCTAGGCTCCGCCCCTAGAAGTGGAGGCCTCTGTGTCGCCCAGTAGCCCTGGCTGTGGTGGGTAGTTTACTCTAGAGAAATACTTTCATAGGCCTCAAGGGGGCTGAGCAATCGTGCCGCTCTAGGACTAGGCTTCCTGGGTCGAGTTCCTCGCTTTCCTTGTGTTGACCTCAGATACGGAAAACCTTAACCGGAAAACTGATTCAAGTTCAAGTCCCACCAGTGGACAGCTGCACCAGGACAGTGAGACGTAGTTCCCTCTTCCCCTGAGACCTCGCCCTGGAAGTGACCTTTTAACTTCTTTTGGTCCAACAGTGAGGTGAATTTTTGGATGACATCCTTAAGCCTCTCCTTGCCTGTGATGTCAATGACTGTCAGATCCTTGAAGGTGGTTGCCAAGAGAAGGTGTGGCTCGACGGCCTGACCAGTGTTAATAGGAGAAAACATCCAAGAATGATTCTGGCATAGGTAATACTTTCATATGGTTTCAGAGGAAGGTGAAACATTTCCCTCCCTGTTCTTTAACCACGTGATTGCTCACTTTGTCCCTTTTTACAAAATAGCTTATATGTTCTCATTTTGAGGGCCACATAGCATTCCTTTGTACTGAATTCCATTTAAATCAGGCTTCTCTCGATGGGCGTTCAAACTAGTGATTTGTGAATTGGCAGTCACTGGGCTTCTCTGGCCAATTGgtgtaaaatgcagattctttgaTGCATCCCAGAACCACTGTCCAGAATTCCTGGAGTCATGGGCGTAGGAATTCTCCTTAAGCACCTCCACAAAGATTTTGTTTTGTCCGAAAGTTTAAGATCActgcatttgttttcattcagcaTTTGAGGGGTTCAGGAATAGGGCGGTTTATGGTTGAGGTCACATCCCAGCCTGTTAGTGACAAAGTCATGAAGGGAACTCAAACTTCCTGGGCCTGCCTTGAGGGGTTTCCCCTACACTCCCGGCCTGCATCCGCTCTCCTGGCTGCATTTCCAGTGTTTCAGCCACGGGCCAAGAAATTCCCCTGCTTAGGTCAGGATGCTGGCTGGGGGAACTTACAGGAGCTGTACACTGGCATAGGGGGCCCTGCCAGGAACCTGAGTTCTCATGGGGTGAATGTGGATGCCACTGGCACCTTCCTCTATGTTCCCAGGTGATGGGAGCCGTTGCTGTGCGCCTGTTGTTTGGACAGAGGGCGGAGTGGGGAGATGTTGGGGAGCTTGCAGGAAAGAACTACTTTTGTCCTGGAGAATTCTGTTGGTGAAGCTTGAATATCCCATGGTCAGGGAATGTTCAATGGGGGCTCCATTCAGGAGAGTGAGTGTGAACATGCTGTGTTTTAAGGGCCAGAAGGAGGAACCCAAACTTGgccaggacacagggtggggCTCGGGGCTGTTGGCCTGGCCAGGGATGGGGCCCTGAACGTGGTGGCTCCTGTCCCAGCCTGGTGCCACCTCTTGTCCACGGCTCTCCTGACCTCAGTAGTATCACATCTGGGCTCATCATTGTCCTGGGCCCTGTGAATCCTCACTGTGAGCTCCCCTCCCAAGGGAATGTGGTCCTGTCCTGAGACAAATGCAGTTACTGGGGGCCTGGCATAGTCGCACCCGATTTCCTCCTCTGGTCAGccgctttctttttcttttttttttttaattggccgtGCGGTGAGGCCtgctgggatcttagttccccgaccagggattgaacccgtccCCTCTgtagtggaagcttggagttctaaccactggaccaccaaggaatgcCCTTGGTCAGCCAcgggcaagtcatttcaccttcgctaacctcagtttccttacatgTGAAATGGGGAGAATGCCATCTACTGTGCAGGGGGCttgtgagataatgtatgtaaaatgttcttggaacacagtaagtgcttagtaaatagtAACTATTTACTGTTTATGATGTTTATAATCTGTCTTTCCCACTTGACATTGTCAGCCCTGTTCTCATCAtcttgaacagtgcctggcatgtagccgACATCCAATGAATGGTAaacaatatcatcatcatcatcgtcatcctAAAAAGGGGTCTGATCTGCTAGAAAGTACTGGTCCAGGTGTTTTCATGGCATAACATCTATATAATTGAGGAATGGCTTGCCGAGCACCAGAtcagatatctttccttctgccttATTTTTGTTTACTCTAAGATGTCCAAAGACTGTCAGGTTGGATTATCAGGCCCACTCATTGGGCTTTCTTGGTGTCATTCCAACCTGACTATCCAATCAACATGAACTGCTTGAACCACTATGGGGGCGAATTAGCAAATAAATCCCGGTTCTGGGTAGGTTACAAGATGGCTGCCGATCGTCCATCTGATGAGGGCTATTCTGCTATCCCCCTAGAATGCATaactagcttttaaaaattcctatttatttttattcactttagGAATAATACCtgaatacatattttagaatatCTAAACAGCATAGTTAAAGCTGGAGCTCCCTTCAACTCCCCACAAATTCCCAATCCAGTAGTAATGTGACAAGATCCTTTTCTATGGACTTACAAACATAACACAGGGGATTTGTTTTCTTCCCGAATGGCAAAgtattgtgggtctttttctgcaATTTGTTGGATCTTATTGCTGTTTGGTATTGTCATCCACAAAGTACATTCTCCCTTCTGTTTTTAATGGGAGAGACCTTTTCCAACATGCAATACAAGCTTTTATATGAAAATGTTGTATAAGAAAAGGCAGCTTCAAACATCTCTTGTACAGCAACACCTTTGTCTTTGCCTGAAGCAGAATGAGGTACTGGCCCACTCACTCTCTGCTTACCTCACAGTAATACTGGCAATTCTGGTATATTATGCTGAGCTTTCTTTACTTCCGGAACATGTTACTGAGTGGTGAATTGCATTGAATTAGTGATGCTATCCCAATGATTTGATACGATGATGGCCTGTGTTGTCACACGATTATTAATCCTTTACTATTTTAAGAATGACAAAACTGTCATTGAAGTAGTTATTTGGCCTTTTAAAGGCTGAGGCTGAAGCCAAAtacagtttgggttttttttgttttttttaaccaaggactTCAGCTTCTGTGTTATAAGTGACAGACAATGATTTCTGTATCTTAATTTTGAATTCAGCTTTCTTATGGAATTCTcttatattttttcagttttttttttaggtttacaTACATATGGTTTGCAAATGGTCTTTTTCTTCGCTTTAAGATTTTAAAcatctaatttctttctcttgtctgattTTGTTGGCTAGTATCGCCAGTACAATGTCAAATATTATTGGAAGAGTGGCATCTTTTCTTGTTCTAGACTTTGGTGGGACTCCTGCTAGTGTTTGCCTATTAAGCATATTGCTCAGAAATAAATGTCATGTCAAAGAATTATCAATGTCCTGctgttttattgaatatttaatgcattattttgaaatatttccaaaCTTAACAGAAACAGTGCAAAAACAATGTAAAGAATTCTCATTTATCCTCTATTAACTTTTAACACTTTGCCACATTTGCTGTAtcattctttattcctgtctctcAGAAAGACCACAggatatgtatgtttatatagctagatagataaaaataaacatacataaatatttgttccTTGAATCATTAGAGAGTAAGTTGTATATATTCAGACTCTTTTCCCCAGAATtgttcagtgtgtatttcctaacaCTAATATTctctcatatatattttagaacagttatcaatttaagaaaaatttaacattGCTGCCATGCTTTAATCCATAATCCATTttccaattttgtcaattatactaacaatatcctttattatatatctctatctctgttatctatttaaaaattttaaatttagtattattttttcttccagctttattgagatgtaattgacatacagcactgtttgtttaaggtgtac encodes the following:
- the LOC132365127 gene encoding proline-rich protein 23C-like; translated protein: MGSRPRSPSASPADRWGPQPGGPGPAKRRRTEEPAGPESKSKVAPSLDNLTWPPTADTLIFVVVLPTGCALHVSLDDVDLLLEPEPTSVRQVSLGDRILMLVPEALLGSGVEGPWGQGLGRGAFLSAPGEYMALEPGFLCPAVPDIACQEEVNEEEADADADFLPAGTDAAAISVAGLRPSAGCMSGFDLLGLVSEPSPRARNTSPERGSPHHDDNLDLHLPEPFPDSPLQPLPPSPSPGPHERPQRPHGPPRKARRCLFPESTASHNSWPTERAAGESLLILAVCALHTP